A single window of Ananas comosus cultivar F153 linkage group 19, ASM154086v1, whole genome shotgun sequence DNA harbors:
- the LOC109725281 gene encoding uncharacterized protein LOC109725281 yields the protein MAGTIVLIVVVVVVVTPTPLRAAPSHPAFADDPAPLRREEYGGGRIVDISHAYRPDMPEWESARGIGRFLWLRRAMANGSLANFSELKLPTHTGTHVDAPGHFYHHYFLAGFDVDTLDLAVLNGTLLHSFLNAGISYPMTHV from the coding sequence ATGGCGGGGACCATCGTactcatcgtcgtcgtcgtcgtcgtcgtaaCTCCGACGCCCCTCCGCGCGGCTCCATCCCACCCTGCCTTCGCCGACGATCCAGCGCCCCTCCGCCGCGAGGAGTACGGCGGCGGGCGCATCGTGGACATCAGCCACGCGTACCGTCCGGACATGCCCGAGTGGGAGTCGGCGCGCGGCATCGGCCGCTTCCTCTGGCTCCGCCGCGCCATGGCCAACGGTTCCCTCGCCAACTTCTCCGAGCTCAAGCTCCCCACCCACACCGGCACCCACGTCGACGCCCCGGGCCACTTCTACCACCACTACTTCCTCGCCGGCTTCGACGTCGACACCCTCGACCTCGCCGTCCTCAACGGTACGCTTCTCCACTCGTTTCTGAACGCcggaataagttatccaatGACTCATGTGTGA